The Amblyomma americanum isolate KBUSLIRL-KWMA chromosome 3, ASM5285725v1, whole genome shotgun sequence genome window below encodes:
- the LOC144123475 gene encoding uncharacterized protein LOC144123475: protein MRAEPQLHVLQKISAKRAFLPRGVRNAAATAIFTVLSLLGVCGIATLLTVIVRDSKEVLVSESMVTAVNRSTLLVSPLRNAPQQPPRGRRMHVPPKHSASWSVDKLQVAPGKHGRRRLNAGKNASSTRRFPPKNADVFLKSRWTPDSAGAVEQNRTTELDKEALVFVRNESNSGESSRSSNSSGNGDDQKDEPGWNKKPLHKNLPVKVGSSLMSSSSSPVVEVLARDTSSTTVRRVTAVSSASFLQSSRTTASTPVTTKSTKDRAKTTTNVKKSLTEDSEAFGLFTDGKAEAVNVAVNRIPDSSPWLLFCFYDDRSSIRSAGFSAYNFPSKLCTDIAYCCVDVNAKGHVLLSKQLKLFFKVVSEQLFPANHLFVTIGGHRVLGHHLDAALTNTANFAMELSHQVQELGAGGLAVYLEDVEVLKHAFRVHDLIMAVRGVSVAVVLPRDLRQQVRYYRTEIYANTKGMLVISPPSQGYGRDSRPEFATCPHPRRSVHEGSSLEFIYQLSRTLLSSMADGADYASGVASAQGDQPVPCYLIGISFGGLMFELKNRSQHDVGAPATFVRHVPYREICKQPWRHWYDNVSECFVAWDGDRTWMSSLGPRSMGFTRELAKGLALFDLDFDDHRGACGHKFPVLRALRTALLA from the coding sequence ATGAGAGCAGAGCCACAGCTCCATGTACTGCAGAAAATCTCCGCCAAACGCGCCTTCCTCCCGAGAGGCGTCCGCAATGCAGCGGCCACTGCCATCTTCACAGTGCTGTCACTCCTGGGCGTGTGCGGCATCGCTACGCTGCTCACGGTCATCGTGCGCGACTCTAAGGAGGTCTTGGTCAGCGAGAGCATGGTCACCGCGGTCAACAGAAGCACGCTGCTTGTGAGTCCACTTCGAAACGCGCCTCAGCAGCCGCCGCGAGGGCGTCGCATGCATGTTCCTCCGAAGCATTCGGCTTCGTGGTCGGTGGACAAACTTCAAGTGGCCCCTGGGAAGCACGGGCGTCGACGGCTAAACGCAGGAAAGAATGCAAGCAGTACGCGTAGATTTCCCCCGAAGAATGCAGATGTCTTTTTAAAATCCAGATGGACGCCAGACAGCGCCGGTGCGGTTGAACAGAACAGAACTACTGAGCTGGACAAGGAAGCTTTGGTCTTTGTGAGAAATGAAAGCAACTCTGGAGAATCTTCGAGAAGTTCTAACTCTTCTGGGAATGGTGATGACCAGAAAGACGAGCCGGGCTGGAACAAAAAGCCACTCCATAAGAATCTGCCAGTCAAGGTGGGTAGTTCCTTGATGAGCTCGTCAAGTTCACCCGTGGTTGAAGTACTAGCACGAGATACTTCGTCCACAACTGTGCGCAGAGTGACAGCGGTTTCCTCTGCGTCATTCCTGCAATCCTCACGGACGACGGCAAGCACACCTGTGACCACAAAATCGACAAAGGATCGAGCGAAAACTACAACCAATGTCAAAAAGAGCCTGACTGAAGACTCCGAAGCCTTCGGcctgttcactgatggaaaagcGGAGGCGGTCAATGTGGCTGTCAATCGCATACCTGACTCGTCTCCGTGGCTGCTGTTCTGCTTCTACGACGACCGCAGTAGCATCCGGTCAGCGGGTTTCTCCGCGTACAACTTTCCCTCAAAGCTATGCACTGATATAGCCTACTGCTGCGTGGACGTGAACGCTAAGGGTCACGTGTTGCTGAGCAAGCAGTTAAAGCTGTTTTTCAAAGTCGTAAGCGAGCAGTTATTCCCGGCAAACCACCTGTTCGTGACTATCGGAGGCCATCGCGTATTGGGACACCACTTGGACGCAGCCCTGACCAACACCGCGAACTTCGCCATGGAACTTTCGCACCAAGTGCAGGAGCTAGGTGCTGGTGGCCTGGCTGTCTACCTTGAGGATGTGGAGGTTCTGAAGCATGCCTTTCGCGTCCACGACCTCATCATGGCCGTGCGAGGCGTGTCCGTGGCGGTGGTGCTGCCAAGGGACCTGCGCCAGCAGGTGCGCTACTACCGCACCGAGATATACGCCAACACCAAGGGCATGCTCGTCATCTCGCCGCCATCTCAAGGCTACGGCAGAGATTCGCGACCAGAGTTTGCCACCTGCCCACATCCTCGCCGCAGCGTCCACGAAGGCTCTTCGCTGGAGTTCATCTACCAGCTTTCGAGGACCCTGCTGTCATCTATGGCGGATGGCGCCGACTACGCTTCTGGCGTAGCCTCGGCGCAGGGCGATCAACCTGTTCCCTGTTATCTTATCGGGATTTCTTTCGGCGGTCTCATGTTCGAGCTCAAGAACCGTAGCCAGCACGATGTTGGCGCGCCGGCGACGTTCGTCCGTCACGTGCCGTACCGCGAGATCTGCAAGCAGCCGTGGCGCCACTGGTACGACAACGTGAGCGAGTGCTTCGTCGCTTGGGACGGCGACCGAACCTGGATGTCTTCGCTTGGCCCTCGCAGCATGGGCTTCACGAGGGAGCTAGCGAAGGGCCTTGCTCTCTTCGACCTGGACTTCGATGACCACAGGGGCGCGTGCGGGCACAAGTTCCCGGTCTTGCGGGCACTTCGCACAGCGTTGCTTGCTTAA